In the genome of Pseudomonas protegens, one region contains:
- a CDS encoding OprD family porin — MSHWPTRTLMLSSLSLLPLAAAQGAGFIDDSSLKLQLRNVYFNENFRDEHGLSAKAARTAKSERTEWAQGFLLDYQSGFTPGTLGFGIDALGLLGVRLDSGKGRSGTGLLPVHDDGRAADEFASAGATAKVRLAKTTLKYGTLLPKTPVLVYNDARLLPQTYQGTQLTSTDIDGLSLTGGYLQRFKLRDSTDSVGLVPDGYSGGQSGDFRYGGAEYKWSKNLRLSYFHGELENFYRQDFVGLQHDLALGQGTLTSDLRYFRSADSGAAFDGKIDNRMLSGQLTYAIAGHSLGGGYQRLSGDAGLPYISGATVYSFSNAGIGKFIEEGEKTWMLGYGYNFASLGVPGLTFSSRYLSGNDGKSKTRVDEWERDSELAYVLQQGSFKGLGVKLRNYVYRSDYSRGRDSNRLYITYEIALW; from the coding sequence ATGAGCCATTGGCCAACCCGCACCCTGATGCTGTCCAGCTTGAGCCTGCTGCCCCTGGCGGCGGCCCAGGGCGCCGGCTTCATCGACGACAGCAGCCTCAAGCTGCAACTGCGCAACGTCTATTTCAACGAGAACTTCCGCGACGAACACGGCCTCAGCGCCAAGGCTGCGCGCACCGCCAAGAGCGAGCGCACTGAATGGGCCCAGGGCTTCCTGCTCGATTATCAGTCCGGGTTCACCCCCGGCACCCTGGGCTTCGGGATCGATGCCCTGGGGCTGCTGGGGGTTCGGCTCGATTCCGGCAAGGGCCGCAGTGGCACGGGGCTGCTGCCGGTGCACGACGACGGGCGCGCCGCGGACGAATTCGCCAGTGCCGGCGCCACGGCCAAGGTGCGGCTGGCCAAGACCACCCTCAAGTACGGCACCTTGCTGCCCAAGACCCCGGTGCTGGTCTACAACGATGCCCGTCTATTGCCGCAGACCTATCAGGGCACCCAGCTCACCAGCACGGATATCGACGGCCTGAGCTTGACCGGCGGTTATCTGCAGCGCTTCAAACTGCGTGACTCCACCGACAGCGTGGGGCTGGTGCCCGACGGCTACAGCGGCGGCCAGTCCGGGGACTTCCGCTACGGCGGGGCCGAATACAAATGGAGCAAGAACCTGCGCCTGAGCTATTTCCATGGCGAGCTTGAGAACTTCTATCGGCAGGACTTTGTCGGCCTCCAGCATGACCTGGCACTGGGGCAGGGCACCTTGACCAGCGATCTGCGCTACTTCCGCAGCGCCGATTCAGGCGCGGCGTTTGACGGCAAGATCGACAACCGCATGCTCAGCGGCCAACTGACCTACGCGATCGCCGGGCACTCCCTTGGTGGTGGCTATCAGCGCCTCAGTGGCGATGCCGGCTTGCCCTATATCAGCGGCGCCACGGTCTACTCCTTCAGTAACGCCGGTATCGGCAAGTTCATCGAGGAGGGCGAGAAGACCTGGATGCTCGGCTATGGCTACAACTTCGCCAGCCTGGGTGTGCCCGGCCTGACCTTCAGCTCGCGCTACCTGAGCGGCAATGACGGCAAGTCCAAGACCCGGGTCGATGAGTGGGAGCGCGACAGCGAACTGGCCTATGTGCTTCAGCAAGGCTCGTTCAAGGGGCTGGGGGTGAAGCTGCGCAATTATGTGTATCGCTCCGACTATTCCCGTGGGCGGGACAGCAACCGCCTCTACATCACTTACGAGATTGCCCTCTGGTAG
- the dctA gene encoding C4-dicarboxylate transporter DctA: MGDAMKVVKSLYFQILCAVCLGVLVGHFWAQQAIALKPLGDAFIKLIKMMIAPVVFCTIVTGIAGMSDKRSLGRLLSKTMLLFLGLTLISLFIGLAAVYLFQPGAGMNIDPTRLNTQGLSQYTESAAKLGVVEFFMHIIPETFVGAFNKGEVLPVLFIAVLCGFALSSLGERGKPVLVVLESASQMVFKIFSYLMRFAPVGAFGALAFTVGQYGITSLGALAKLIMTLYVACAFFVCVVLGGICRANGFSLWKLLRYLREEFLVVLGTSSTEPVMPRMLEKLQALGCRKSVVGLVLPTGYSFNLDGTAIYLSLAAIFIAQACNIDLSAGQVVTMLAIMLLSSKGAAGVTGSGFVALASTLTVIHDIPLAGLALLIGIDRFMSEARALTSLASNAVATVVIALSEQACDRQVLLRTLDGQPIPAQAAAADDSPAAALASKLG; the protein is encoded by the coding sequence ATGGGTGATGCCATGAAAGTTGTTAAATCGCTCTACTTCCAGATCCTCTGCGCGGTGTGCCTCGGGGTATTGGTGGGGCACTTCTGGGCCCAGCAAGCCATTGCCTTGAAGCCGCTGGGCGACGCCTTCATCAAGCTGATCAAGATGATGATCGCCCCGGTGGTGTTCTGCACCATCGTCACCGGCATCGCCGGCATGAGCGACAAGCGTTCCCTGGGACGCCTGCTGAGCAAGACCATGCTGCTGTTCCTCGGCCTGACGCTGATCAGCCTGTTCATCGGCCTGGCGGCGGTCTACCTGTTCCAGCCCGGCGCGGGGATGAACATCGACCCCACCCGGCTGAACACCCAGGGCCTGTCCCAGTACACCGAGTCGGCGGCCAAGCTGGGGGTGGTGGAGTTCTTCATGCACATCATTCCCGAGACCTTTGTCGGCGCCTTCAACAAGGGCGAGGTGCTGCCGGTGCTGTTTATCGCAGTGCTGTGCGGGTTTGCCCTGTCGTCCCTGGGCGAGCGCGGCAAACCAGTGCTGGTGGTGCTGGAGTCGGCCTCGCAGATGGTGTTCAAGATCTTCTCCTACCTGATGCGTTTTGCCCCCGTTGGCGCCTTCGGCGCCCTGGCCTTTACCGTGGGTCAGTACGGCATCACCTCCCTGGGCGCCCTGGCCAAGCTGATCATGACCCTGTATGTGGCCTGCGCTTTCTTTGTCTGCGTGGTCCTGGGGGGCATTTGCCGGGCCAACGGCTTCAGCCTGTGGAAGCTGCTGCGCTACCTGCGTGAAGAGTTCCTGGTGGTGCTCGGCACCTCGTCCACGGAGCCGGTGATGCCGCGCATGCTGGAAAAACTCCAGGCCCTGGGTTGCAGGAAAAGCGTGGTGGGGCTGGTGCTGCCCACCGGTTATTCGTTCAACCTCGACGGCACGGCGATCTACCTGTCCCTGGCGGCGATCTTCATTGCCCAGGCGTGCAACATCGACCTGAGTGCCGGGCAGGTGGTCACCATGCTGGCGATCATGCTGCTGTCGTCCAAGGGCGCCGCCGGGGTAACCGGCAGTGGCTTCGTGGCCCTGGCCTCGACCCTGACGGTGATCCATGACATTCCCCTGGCGGGCCTGGCGTTGCTGATCGGCATCGATCGCTTCATGTCCGAGGCCCGGGCCTTGACCAGCCTGGCCAGCAACGCCGTGGCAACCGTGGTGATCGCCCTTTCGGAGCAGGCCTGCGACCGCCAGGTGCTGTTGCGCACGCTTGATGGTCAGCCGATTCCGGCCCAGGCCGCTGCCGCCGATGACAGCCCCGCGGCCGCTCTGGCAAGCAAGCTCGGCTAG
- a CDS encoding sensor domain-containing diguanylate cyclase — translation MIAVWFLLCLTLLLTLLTLWLLRRERRAQAQLRAYRKRVEGLPDDAERFKRSQYFARIGTWDWEVDTQRLYWSEAIYGMFGFKVGEVVPSYELFCSCVHPEDRERVRAGELRCLETGENHDEEYRVVWPDGSIHWLRETGNVVKNVHDTTIKMMGVVRDITDEKVSTRQLQQLAHFDPLTGLPNRLMLEQRLSRALEQARLNQTRVALVFVDLNGFKAINDQYGHAAGDRVLNATAQRLQGILRSSDTVARIGGDEFVVVLEGLSPGLDLTEEARRIGEKIFSQLSPPVEVDSQRHSIGSSLGVAVFPDHAGRMDQLLHVADLAMYEAKRSGNNQYRLGQ, via the coding sequence ATGATTGCTGTCTGGTTCCTGCTGTGCCTGACCTTGTTGCTGACCCTGCTGACGCTGTGGCTGCTGCGCCGCGAACGCCGCGCCCAGGCCCAGTTGCGCGCCTATCGCAAACGGGTCGAGGGCCTGCCCGACGACGCCGAGCGCTTCAAGCGCAGCCAGTACTTCGCACGGATCGGCACCTGGGACTGGGAGGTCGACACCCAGCGCCTGTACTGGTCGGAAGCGATCTACGGCATGTTCGGCTTCAAGGTCGGCGAGGTGGTGCCCTCCTACGAGCTGTTCTGCTCCTGCGTGCACCCCGAGGACCGGGAGCGGGTGCGCGCCGGCGAATTGCGCTGCCTGGAAACCGGCGAGAACCATGACGAGGAATACCGCGTCGTCTGGCCCGACGGCAGCATCCACTGGCTGCGCGAAACCGGCAACGTGGTGAAGAACGTGCACGACACCACCATCAAGATGATGGGCGTGGTACGAGACATCACCGATGAGAAAGTCTCCACCCGCCAGCTGCAGCAACTGGCCCACTTCGACCCGCTGACCGGGCTGCCCAATCGGTTGATGCTCGAACAGCGCCTGTCCCGAGCCCTGGAACAGGCGCGCCTCAACCAGACCCGGGTGGCCCTGGTGTTCGTCGACCTCAACGGTTTCAAGGCCATCAACGACCAGTACGGCCATGCCGCCGGGGACCGGGTGCTGAACGCCACGGCCCAGCGCCTGCAAGGCATCCTGCGCAGCAGCGACACCGTGGCGCGGATCGGCGGCGACGAATTCGTGGTGGTTCTCGAAGGCCTGTCCCCTGGGCTCGACCTGACTGAAGAAGCCCGGCGCATCGGCGAAAAGATCTTCAGCCAGCTATCGCCGCCGGTGGAGGTGGACAGCCAGCGCCACAGCATCGGCAGCAGCCTGGGCGTGGCGGTGTTTCCCGACCATGCCGGGCGCATGGACCAGTTGCTGCACGTCGCCGACCTGGCGATGTACGAAGCCAAACGCAGCGGCAACAACCAGTACCGCCTGGGGCAGTAA
- a CDS encoding metal/formaldehyde-sensitive transcriptional repressor: MSHTHAQKDELLKRVRRILGQVQAVERALETGADCGKTLHLVAATRGAISGLMGEIIEAHALEHVANPELSDAERARGVDELLEAIRRYSK; this comes from the coding sequence ATGTCACACACGCACGCGCAAAAAGATGAACTGCTCAAGCGGGTCCGGCGCATTCTCGGCCAGGTCCAGGCCGTGGAGCGGGCGCTGGAGACCGGGGCCGATTGCGGCAAGACCCTGCACCTGGTGGCGGCGACCCGTGGCGCCATCAGCGGCCTGATGGGCGAGATCATCGAGGCCCATGCCCTGGAGCATGTGGCCAACCCCGAGCTCAGCGATGCCGAGCGGGCCCGTGGCGTGGATGAGCTGCTCGAAGCCATTCGCCGTTATTCGAAATAG
- a CDS encoding FKBP-type peptidyl-prolyl cis-trans isomerase, producing the protein MSDQLQVIDIQLGDGKAVVKGALITTQYRGFLEDGSSFDSSYDRGKPFQCVIGTGRVIKGWDQGLMGMQVGGKRKLLVPAHLGYGERSMGAIPPNSNLIFEIELLEVLTRDD; encoded by the coding sequence ATGAGTGACCAATTGCAGGTGATCGATATCCAGTTGGGGGACGGCAAGGCGGTGGTCAAGGGCGCTTTGATCACCACCCAGTACCGGGGTTTTCTGGAAGACGGCAGCAGCTTCGATTCCTCCTACGATCGCGGCAAGCCGTTCCAGTGCGTGATCGGCACTGGGCGGGTGATCAAGGGCTGGGACCAGGGCCTGATGGGCATGCAGGTGGGCGGCAAGCGCAAGCTACTGGTGCCGGCGCACCTGGGTTACGGCGAGCGCAGCATGGGCGCGATCCCGCCCAACTCGAACCTGATCTTCGAGATCGAGCTGCTGGAAGTGCTGACCCGTGACGACTGA
- a CDS encoding LemA family protein translates to MATADIVALVLLAALALYLVSLYNRLTTRRNRLRNAFAQIEVQLKRRYDLIPNLLETVKGYLQHERQTLTALAEARNSARDSLQAAAAQPGDSASIARLGQDQGALDQVLNRLHLSLEAYPELKASQNMAQLSEELTSTENKVAYARQAFNDAVTDYNLCKQQVPALFFAGLFGHRADAALLQFADSAQIQDASKVSFQ, encoded by the coding sequence ATGGCCACCGCCGATATCGTCGCCCTGGTGCTGCTCGCCGCTCTGGCGCTGTACCTGGTCAGCCTCTACAACCGCCTGACGACCCGGCGCAACCGCCTGCGCAATGCCTTCGCCCAGATCGAAGTGCAGCTCAAGCGCCGCTACGACCTGATTCCCAACCTGCTGGAAACCGTCAAAGGCTACCTGCAACACGAGCGCCAAACCCTGACCGCCCTGGCCGAAGCGCGCAACAGTGCCCGGGACAGCCTGCAAGCGGCCGCCGCGCAACCCGGCGACAGCGCCAGCATTGCCCGCCTGGGCCAGGACCAGGGCGCCCTGGATCAGGTTCTTAATCGTCTGCACCTGAGCCTGGAGGCCTACCCGGAACTCAAGGCCTCGCAGAACATGGCGCAGCTCAGCGAAGAGCTCACCAGCACCGAGAACAAGGTCGCCTACGCGCGCCAGGCCTTCAACGACGCCGTGACCGACTACAACCTGTGCAAGCAGCAAGTGCCGGCGCTGTTTTTCGCCGGGCTGTTCGGCCATCGCGCCGATGCCGCGCTGCTGCAATTCGCCGACAGCGCGCAGATCCAGGACGCCAGCAAAGTGTCCTTCCAGTAA
- a CDS encoding 4-oxalomesaconate tautomerase, with amino-acid sequence MQRIPCVLMRGGTSKGPFFLAWDLPVAVAERDELLLNLMGSGHELEIDGIGGGSPQTSKVAIVSPSLHPEADVDYLFVQVMVSQRRVDTAPNCGNMLCAVGPFAIEQGLVKATGAQTQVRIRNLNTDTLVNAQVQTPDGKVSYEGDTTIDGVPGSAAPVALTFLDAAGSKTGQLFPTGQPRDLIDGIAVTCIDMAMPMVLVQAACLGKRGDESPAELDADSDFLQRLESLRLKAGLAMGLGDVSDKVIPKPVLVSRAQSGGTLAVRYFMPHNCHRALAITGSIGLATACVTDGSVVAEMLGGISEPRLQQVRIEHPSGAIDVVLSYSGTRPETIRASVVRTARRLFSGYVYAPASQRLAG; translated from the coding sequence ATGCAACGAATTCCTTGTGTGTTGATGCGCGGCGGCACCTCCAAAGGGCCGTTTTTTCTGGCCTGGGATCTGCCGGTGGCGGTGGCCGAGCGTGATGAGCTGTTGCTCAACCTGATGGGCTCCGGCCATGAGCTGGAAATCGACGGCATCGGCGGCGGCAGCCCGCAGACCAGCAAGGTGGCGATCGTCAGTCCGTCGCTGCACCCGGAGGCGGATGTCGACTACCTGTTCGTCCAGGTCATGGTGTCCCAGCGGCGGGTCGATACCGCGCCCAACTGCGGCAACATGCTCTGCGCCGTCGGGCCCTTCGCCATCGAGCAGGGGCTGGTCAAGGCCACGGGGGCACAGACCCAGGTGCGGATTCGCAACCTCAACACCGATACCCTGGTCAATGCCCAGGTCCAGACCCCCGATGGCAAGGTCAGCTACGAAGGCGACACCACCATTGATGGCGTGCCGGGCAGCGCGGCGCCGGTGGCCCTGACCTTTCTCGATGCCGCCGGGAGCAAGACCGGCCAGTTGTTCCCCACCGGCCAGCCACGGGACCTGATCGACGGCATTGCCGTGACCTGCATCGACATGGCCATGCCCATGGTGCTGGTGCAGGCGGCCTGCCTGGGCAAGCGCGGCGATGAAAGCCCGGCCGAACTGGACGCCGATAGCGACTTTCTCCAGCGCCTGGAGAGCCTGCGGCTCAAGGCCGGGCTGGCCATGGGCCTGGGGGATGTCAGCGACAAGGTGATCCCCAAGCCGGTCCTGGTGTCCCGGGCCCAGTCCGGGGGCACCCTGGCGGTGCGCTATTTCATGCCCCACAACTGCCATCGGGCCCTGGCCATTACCGGCTCCATCGGCCTGGCCACCGCCTGTGTCACCGACGGCAGCGTGGTGGCCGAGATGCTCGGCGGGATCAGCGAACCGCGTCTGCAGCAGGTCCGTATCGAACACCCCAGCGGGGCGATAGATGTCGTATTGTCCTACAGCGGAACCCGCCCCGAGACCATCCGCGCCTCGGTGGTCCGCACCGCTCGCCGGTTGTTTTCCGGGTATGTCTACGCGCCTGCTTCACAACGCCTTGCCGGGTAG
- a CDS encoding LysR family transcriptional regulator: MEYELQDIRSFVKIAELGSFHEAADALHLSQPALSRRMKKLEEGLGTALLDRTTRKVSLTSVGRDFLPKARRLLDDFDDSILNIRELAERQIGQVTLACIPTAAFYFLPSVIRLYNQRYPKIRIRLLDLSANEGLEAVLRGEADFGINMMSGQHPDIEFVPLVNEPFVLACRRDHELAERSSVTWSELSDYRLIGVGRLSGNRMLLDHALSGLSWRPQWFYEVQHLSTSLGMVEAGLGVSAMPSLAMPAADHPTLVSVPLTEPVVNRTLGLVYRRGASLSPAAEKFVAILLEQWPH, from the coding sequence ATGGAATATGAGCTCCAGGACATCAGATCTTTCGTGAAAATCGCCGAACTGGGGAGTTTCCACGAAGCCGCCGACGCCTTGCACCTGTCGCAACCGGCCCTGAGCCGACGCATGAAAAAGCTCGAAGAGGGCCTGGGCACCGCCCTCCTCGACCGCACCACGCGCAAGGTCAGCCTGACCAGCGTCGGCCGCGACTTTCTGCCCAAGGCCCGGCGCCTGCTGGACGACTTCGACGACTCGATCCTCAACATCCGTGAGCTGGCGGAACGCCAGATCGGTCAGGTGACCCTGGCCTGCATCCCCACGGCGGCCTTCTACTTCCTGCCGTCGGTGATCCGCCTGTACAACCAGCGCTATCCGAAAATCCGCATCCGTCTGCTCGACCTTAGCGCCAATGAAGGCCTTGAAGCGGTGCTGCGCGGCGAAGCGGACTTCGGCATCAACATGATGAGCGGCCAGCACCCGGACATCGAGTTCGTGCCACTGGTCAACGAGCCCTTTGTCCTGGCCTGCCGGCGCGACCACGAACTGGCCGAGCGCAGCTCGGTGACCTGGTCGGAACTGAGCGACTACCGCTTGATCGGCGTCGGCCGCCTGAGCGGCAACCGCATGCTGCTGGACCATGCCCTGTCCGGCTTGAGCTGGCGGCCCCAGTGGTTCTACGAGGTGCAGCACCTGTCCACGTCGCTGGGCATGGTGGAGGCGGGCCTTGGGGTGTCGGCGATGCCGAGCCTGGCCATGCCCGCCGCCGATCACCCGACCCTGGTCAGCGTTCCGCTGACCGAGCCGGTGGTCAACCGCACCCTGGGGCTGGTCTATCGCCGCGGTGCCTCGCTGTCGCCGGCGGCGGAAAAATTCGTCGCGATCCTGCTGGAGCAGTGGCCGCACTGA
- a CDS encoding NUDIX domain-containing protein: protein MLLRYTTELEVLAFRHPLAGLQLVKGTLEAGESTAAGAVRELAEEAGVEAEESRFLGLWHSGFAGQVWAFHECQVPAPLPASWTHFTADDGGHDFEFFWHPLASPPSAQWHPLFQAALGFLHERLLGAGRHA, encoded by the coding sequence GTGCTGCTGCGCTACACCACCGAGCTTGAGGTCTTGGCCTTTCGCCATCCGCTGGCCGGCCTGCAATTGGTCAAGGGCACGCTGGAAGCGGGAGAGTCGACCGCCGCTGGCGCGGTCCGCGAACTGGCGGAAGAGGCGGGCGTCGAGGCCGAGGAAAGCCGCTTTCTCGGCCTCTGGCACTCTGGGTTTGCCGGCCAGGTGTGGGCGTTCCATGAGTGCCAGGTGCCGGCGCCGCTGCCCGCAAGCTGGACGCACTTCACCGCGGATGACGGCGGTCATGACTTCGAGTTTTTCTGGCACCCCCTGGCAAGCCCGCCGTCGGCCCAATGGCACCCGCTGTTTCAAGCGGCCCTGGGCTTTCTGCATGAGCGGTTGCTCGGCGCGGGTCGCCACGCCTAG
- a CDS encoding DUF4265 domain-containing protein, protein MDKIMLRLTVVDDYPPVASEGVWAEPQPDGLYRIANLPFYSQDVCYDDEVTVQVEADGLKWFRQVARSSGNSTLRLVFFKAGRERISEVLERINALGCRWEGMSKAFFSVNVPAAVQLDSVLEYLQACFERDWLDYESGLLRQ, encoded by the coding sequence ATGGACAAGATCATGCTCAGGTTGACGGTGGTCGACGACTATCCACCGGTTGCCAGCGAAGGGGTCTGGGCGGAGCCGCAGCCTGACGGTCTGTACCGGATCGCCAATCTTCCGTTCTATTCCCAGGACGTCTGTTATGACGACGAGGTGACCGTGCAGGTCGAGGCCGATGGTCTGAAATGGTTCAGGCAGGTGGCACGCAGCAGTGGCAACAGCACCCTGCGCCTGGTGTTCTTCAAGGCCGGCCGGGAACGGATCAGCGAGGTGCTGGAACGGATCAATGCCCTGGGTTGCCGCTGGGAGGGCATGAGCAAGGCCTTCTTCTCGGTCAATGTGCCGGCCGCGGTGCAGCTGGACAGCGTGCTGGAGTACCTGCAGGCGTGCTTCGAGCGGGATTGGCTGGATTATGAAAGCGGACTGTTGCGCCAGTGA
- the dmeF gene encoding CDF family Co(II)/Ni(II) efflux transporter DmeF, with protein sequence MNLSQQAAHLSHDHQFLGADHDDNARRTLWVVLLTVVMMAGEIVAGYLTGSMALLADGLHMATHAGALGIAAAAYGFARRNAGNWRFSFGTGKVGDLAGFASAIILGLVALGIAGESLVRLFQPTAVAFAEATLIAVVGLLVNILSAWLLGGDHGHHHHAHDHHHDHEHHEHHEHHEHHEHHEHHEHHEHHEQHRARGDNNLHSAYVHVLADALTSVLAIVALLAGRYLGWVWLDPVMGLVGALVIARWSYALIKSSAAVLLDTSDERLAEQVRRSVEEPGDARIVDLHVWRVGPEARAVIVSVVAQASLSVEAVRGRLAALPGLAHLTLELRTL encoded by the coding sequence ATGAATCTGTCGCAGCAGGCTGCACATTTGAGCCACGACCATCAGTTTCTCGGTGCCGATCACGATGACAATGCCCGGCGCACCCTGTGGGTGGTGCTGCTGACGGTGGTGATGATGGCGGGGGAAATCGTCGCCGGTTACCTCACCGGGTCCATGGCCTTGCTGGCCGATGGGCTGCACATGGCGACCCACGCCGGAGCCCTGGGCATCGCCGCGGCGGCCTATGGTTTCGCCCGGCGCAATGCCGGCAACTGGCGTTTCAGCTTCGGCACCGGCAAGGTCGGCGACCTGGCGGGGTTCGCCTCGGCGATCATTCTCGGCCTGGTGGCCCTGGGAATTGCCGGCGAATCCCTGGTGCGGCTGTTCCAACCCACTGCCGTGGCCTTTGCCGAGGCCACGCTGATCGCGGTGGTCGGGCTTTTGGTGAACATCCTCAGCGCCTGGCTGCTGGGCGGCGATCATGGGCATCACCACCATGCCCACGACCACCATCATGATCACGAGCATCACGAGCATCACGAGCATCACGAGCATCACGAGCATCACGAGCATCACGAGCATCACGAGCATCACGAGCAGCATCGGGCTCGGGGTGACAACAATCTGCACTCGGCCTATGTGCATGTGCTGGCCGATGCCCTGACCTCGGTGCTGGCCATTGTCGCGCTGTTGGCCGGGCGTTACCTGGGCTGGGTCTGGCTCGATCCGGTGATGGGCCTTGTCGGCGCGCTGGTGATTGCCCGCTGGTCCTATGCGCTGATCAAGTCCAGTGCGGCGGTGCTGCTCGATACCAGCGATGAGCGCCTGGCCGAACAGGTCCGGCGTTCGGTGGAAGAGCCGGGGGATGCGCGCATTGTCGACCTGCATGTGTGGCGGGTGGGGCCTGAGGCGCGGGCGGTGATCGTCAGCGTGGTGGCCCAGGCCTCGCTCAGTGTCGAGGCCGTGCGTGGGCGCCTGGCAGCCTTGCCCGGGCTGGCGCACCTGACCCTGGAGCTGCGCACCCTCTAA
- a CDS encoding CitMHS family transporter has product MLALLGLAMVVVFTVLIMTKRLSPIVALTLVPIVFAVLGGFAGSTGKMMLDGLKMVAPSAALLLFAILFFGLMIDSGLFDPLIRKILKRVNGDPTKIAMGTALLSLVVALDGDGTTTYMITCAAMLPLYKRIGMNPMILATISMLSLSIMSGMTPWGGPATRAIAALGLDAGEYFVPLLPTMIGGAAWVVFTAYLLGRAERKRIGNTQLQSGGGDCYIKAILEDTPHKRPKLAYVNLLLVMAVMTALVLGLMHSAVLFLIGFVLALMINYPQLDIQKERILAHSGNAMTVVLLVFAAGIFAGIFSGTKMVDALAQTLVDWIPPSWGHLFPLVVALTSMPLTFVLSNDAYYFGVVPILANAAAAYGISPLEIARASILGQPVHLMSPLVASTLLLVGMVDRDIGDFQKATVKWAVLTSLVITALALLTGALTLFV; this is encoded by the coding sequence ATGCTCGCCTTACTCGGCCTCGCCATGGTGGTGGTCTTCACCGTCCTGATCATGACCAAACGCCTGTCGCCCATCGTCGCCTTGACCCTGGTGCCGATCGTTTTCGCGGTGCTCGGCGGGTTTGCCGGCAGCACCGGCAAGATGATGCTCGACGGCCTGAAAATGGTCGCGCCGTCGGCGGCGCTGTTGCTGTTCGCCATTCTGTTCTTCGGCTTGATGATCGATTCGGGGCTGTTCGACCCGCTGATCCGCAAGATTCTCAAACGGGTCAATGGTGATCCGACCAAGATCGCCATGGGCACCGCGCTGCTGTCGCTGGTGGTGGCCCTGGACGGTGACGGCACCACCACCTACATGATCACCTGCGCGGCCATGCTGCCGCTGTACAAGCGCATCGGCATGAACCCGATGATCCTCGCCACCATCTCCATGCTGTCGTTGAGCATCATGAGCGGCATGACCCCCTGGGGCGGGCCGGCCACCCGGGCCATCGCCGCCCTTGGCCTGGATGCCGGCGAGTACTTCGTGCCGCTGTTGCCGACCATGATCGGCGGCGCCGCCTGGGTGGTGTTCACCGCCTACCTGCTGGGCCGGGCCGAGCGCAAGCGTATCGGAAATACCCAGCTGCAAAGCGGTGGTGGCGACTGCTACATCAAGGCGATTCTCGAAGACACCCCGCACAAGCGGCCCAAGCTGGCCTACGTCAACCTCTTGCTGGTGATGGCGGTGATGACCGCGCTGGTGCTGGGCCTGATGCACTCGGCGGTGCTGTTCCTGATCGGTTTTGTCCTGGCCCTGATGATCAACTACCCGCAGCTGGACATTCAGAAGGAGCGCATTCTTGCCCACTCAGGCAACGCCATGACCGTGGTGCTGCTGGTATTCGCCGCAGGAATCTTCGCCGGGATCTTCTCCGGCACCAAGATGGTCGACGCCCTGGCGCAGACCCTGGTGGACTGGATTCCGCCGTCCTGGGGCCACCTGTTCCCGCTGGTGGTGGCGCTGACCAGCATGCCGCTCACCTTCGTCCTGTCCAACGATGCCTATTACTTCGGCGTGGTGCCGATCCTGGCCAACGCGGCGGCGGCCTATGGCATTTCTCCCCTGGAAATCGCCCGCGCCTCGATCCTCGGCCAGCCGGTGCACCTGATGAGCCCGTTGGTGGCCTCGACCCTGCTGCTGGTGGGCATGGTCGATCGCGACATCGGCGACTTCCAGAAAGCCACGGTGAAGTGGGCGGTGCTGACCTCGCTGGTGATTACCGCCCTGGCCTTGCTGACCGGTGCCCTGACCCTGTTCGTCTGA